CTGCCCGCCGCGTTGCTGTATACGATCGGCAATGACCGGTACGACTGGAAATACAAGACCGAACCCGATCCGACGCGCGATGGTCTGGTCGAAAACTGGCCGCGCGGGCGTGTTCCGGGTGGTTCTTCCGCGATCAACGGCATGATCTACATTCGCGGACGGAAGGTTGATTTCGAACGCTGGAAATCCATGGGCAACACTGGCTGGGGCTGGGACGATGTCCTGCCTGTCTTCCGCAAGCTTGAGACATCGGATTTCGGGCCGAACCAGTATCGCGGCGCGCTTGGCCCGCAGAATGTCGAACAGGTCAGCTTTCGCCATCCGGTCAGCAAGATTTTCATGGAAGCGGTGGCCAACACCGGCCTACCCGCCGTCGAGGATCTGAACGGTGCCGATGAAGAAGGCATCGCCTGGAATCAGGGGGCGACGAAAAACGGCAAACGCTGTTCGTCCTGGGATGCCTATATCAAACCCAACCTCGGGCGCCGCAATCTGATCACCATCGACGGGACGCTAGTGCGCAAGGTGACCATGTCGGCCGGACGCGCCGACGGGATCGAGATCGAGCGCAAGGGCAAGGTGCGAAACCTGTCGGCCCGCGCCGGAGTGGTGCTGTGTGCCGGGGCGATCAACACCCCGCAAATCCTGATGCTGTCGGGCATCGGTGACCCAAAGCAGCTGGCGCGCCACGGCATTGAAACGCAGATACCAAGTCCGCAGGTCGGTGCGAACTTGATGGAACACCCCGGCATGTATGTGCTGGCCGAACTGAAGATGCCGACCGCCAACGCCTTTCGCCGACTTGATCGCGGTGCCATGGCGATGGCGAACTGGCTGATGTCCGGTGGCGGGCCGATGGGCACGCCCTCGGCGCAACTGATCGGCTTTTTCCGCTCGCAAACAGAGCTCAGCGAAGCCGACATGCAATTCCTGCTGTTCCCCTATGGCAGCTTCATGAAGAATGACCGCCGGATCTTTCCACAGCGAAATCTGGTCACCATTCTGGTCAATGCCAACTATCCGGTCAGCCGTGGCCAACTTGACCTTGCGTCGGCAAACCCGGCCGACCCTATCCGCATCTTTCCAAGGTTTCTGGACGATCCCGCCGATACCGATGCAATGAAGCGCGCCCTGGCATGGATACGCCAACTGGTCCGCACCGAACCATTGAAAAGCCAGTTCCTGCGGTTTCTGGACATTCCGGATCCGAACGAAGGTAAGGATGACAAATACATCCGCGATTTCACCCGACCCTTCTATCACCCCGCCGGCACCTGCCGGATGGGAAGCGATCCGGGGTCGGTCGTCACGCCGGACCTCAGGGTGCGCGGGCTGGACGGTCTTTGGGTCGCTGACGCATCGGTTTTTCCCGATCACATCGGCGGCAACGCCAATGCCACCACGATAATGGTTGGCGAAAAGGCCGCGAGTT
This window of the Rhodobacteraceae bacterium LMO-JJ12 genome carries:
- a CDS encoding GMC family oxidoreductase N-terminal domain-containing protein; this translates as METTEFDFIVVGAGSAGCAVAARLSEDGTKKVALIESGNREKLNVTSLPAALLYTIGNDRYDWKYKTEPDPTRDGLVENWPRGRVPGGSSAINGMIYIRGRKVDFERWKSMGNTGWGWDDVLPVFRKLETSDFGPNQYRGALGPQNVEQVSFRHPVSKIFMEAVANTGLPAVEDLNGADEEGIAWNQGATKNGKRCSSWDAYIKPNLGRRNLITIDGTLVRKVTMSAGRADGIEIERKGKVRNLSARAGVVLCAGAINTPQILMLSGIGDPKQLARHGIETQIPSPQVGANLMEHPGMYVLAELKMPTANAFRRLDRGAMAMANWLMSGGGPMGTPSAQLIGFFRSQTELSEADMQFLLFPYGSFMKNDRRIFPQRNLVTILVNANYPVSRGQLDLASANPADPIRIFPRFLDDPADTDAMKRALAWIRQLVRTEPLKSQFLRFLDIPDPNEGKDDKYIRDFTRPFYHPAGTCRMGSDPGSVVTPDLRVRGLDGLWVADASVFPDHIGGNANATTIMVGEKAASFIKDAT